A single genomic interval of Lathyrus oleraceus cultivar Zhongwan6 chromosome 7, CAAS_Psat_ZW6_1.0, whole genome shotgun sequence harbors:
- the LOC127100910 gene encoding cyanogenic beta-glucosidase: MTPFHFNVFPLFFILSITIVTRIDAAEPFPLHDAPYLNRSSFPPDFVFGTASSAFQYEGAAFEDGKGPSIWDTFAHKYPEKITDGSTGDVIIGNRYSPNCSFAKDDIRIMKYMNMDAYRFSISWSRVLPKGKLSGGVNSEGINYYNNLIDELLANGLQPYVTIFHWDVPQALEDEYGGFLSRHIVDDFRDYAELCFKKFGDRVKRWITLNEPRSVSKNGYANGRFAPGRCSDWLKMNCTGGDSGTEPYLTSHYQLLAHAAAAKLYKTKYQASQKGLLGITLNSDWFVPVSKEKADRDAAQRALDFMFGWYMEPLTKGEYPKSMQSMVGKRLPKFSEKESEQLKGSFDFLGLNYYSSFYAANAPHLRGAEPAQQTDALVNVTNQHDGKLLGPMAASSWLCIYPRGFQELLLFIKKQYNNPVIYITENGYDEFNDPTLSLEESLIDTYRIDYFYRHLYYLQTAIKDGVNVKGYFAWSLLDNMEWDSGYTVRFGLVFVDFKNDLKRYQKLSAHWFKKFLKKS; the protein is encoded by the exons ATGACACCATTCCATTTCAACGTGTTTCCGTTATTCTTCATTCTATCCATCACCATTGTTACACGTATCGATGCTGCTGAACCTTTTCCCCTTCACGACGCTCCTTATCTCAATCGTAGCAGTTTCCCGCCAGATTTCGTTTTTGGAACAGCCTCTTCTGCATTTCAG TATGAAGGTGCAGCATTTGAAGATGGAAAAGGACCTAGCATTTGGGATACTTTCGCTCATAAATATCCAG AAAAAATTACAGATGGAAGTACTGGAGATGTTATAATCGGTAATCGGTATAGTCCAAATTGTAGTTTTGCAAAG GATGATATCAGAATCATGAAGTATATGAATATGGATGCTTATAGATTCTCCATTTCATGGTCTAGAGTGCTACCAA AAGGAAAGCTTAGTGGAGGTGTTAACAGTGAAGGGATAAATTACTATAACAACCTCATCGATGAACTATTGGCTAATG GTCTCCAACCATATGTGACCATTTTTCACTGGGACGTTCCACAAGCCTTAGAGGATGAGTATGGCGGTTTTTTAAGCCGTCACATTGT AGATGATTTTAGGGACTATGCTGAACTTTGCTTCAAGAAATTTGGTGATAGAGTGAAACGTTGGATTACTTTGAATGAACCAAGAAGTGTGAGTAAGAATGGCTATGCAAACGGAAGGTTTGCACCAGGGCGATGCTCAGACTGGTTGAAAATGAATTGCACAGGAGGTGATTCGGGGACAGAACCGTATTTGACTTCGCACTACCAACTTCTTGCTCATGCTGCTGCTGCAAAACTGTACAAGACCAAGTATCAG GCATCTCAAAAGGGTTTACTAGGGATTACCTTAAACTCTGATTGGTTTGTGCCTGTGTCTAAAGAGAAAGCAGATCGTGATGCGGCACAACGAGCCCTCGACTTCATGTTTGGATG GTACATGGAGCCACTCACCAAAGGTGAGTATCCAAAAAGCATGCAATCCATGGTGGGAAAACGGCTACCAAAGTTCTCCGAAAAAGAATCAGAGCAACTTAAGGGGTCCTTCGATTTTCTAGGCCTAAACTATTATTCATCCTTTTATGCTGCTAATGCACCTCACCTACGGGGGGCTGAACCAGCCCAACAAACTGATGCTCTTGTTAATGTTACAA ATCAGCATGATGGAAAGCTCCTTGGTCCAATG GCTGCTTCCAGCTGGTTGTGCATTTATCCACGAGGGTTTCAAGAACTATTGCTTTTCATAAAGAAACAGTACAACAACCCTGTAATTTACATTACTGAAAATG GTTATGATGAGTTCAACGATCCAACTCTATCACTTGAAGAATCCCTTATAGATACTTACAGGATTGATTACTTTTATCGTCATCTTTATTATCTTCAAACCGCAATCAA GGATGGTGTGAATGTAAAGGGATATTTTGCATGGTCATTGTTGGATAACATGGAATGGGACTCTGGCTACACGGTGCGATTCGGACTCGTCTTTGTGGATTTTAAAAATGACTTGAAAAGATATCAAAAACTCTCGGCGCATTGGTTCAAGAAATTCCTCAAAAAATCTTAG
- the LOC127100908 gene encoding cyanogenic beta-glucosidase isoform X2, protein MALNAYRSLFIFNLGVLTLIIMAAAVTPTTLVDRTSLNRSSFPAGFIFGTASSSYQYEGAANEGGRGQSTWDNFTHKYPEKILDRSNGDVAVDQYHRYKDDVAIMKYMNTDAYRFSISWPRILPKGKVSAGINQEGIKYYNNLINELLDNGLVPFVTLFHWDLPQALQDEYEGFLSPNIINDFQDYAELCFKEFGDRVNHWITLNEPHSYSMGTEPYMASHNQLLAHAAAVKIYRTNYQASQNGSIGITLNCHWFLPFSNDTLDHQAAQRALDFMFGWFMQPMTTGEYPLSMVSFVGNRLPKFTREQSKILTGSFDFIGVNYYTSNYAANIPHSNNDTSKSTYFKDTHVNLTTERNGIPIGPRGKMCRVCEWKMMFGDKISLD, encoded by the exons ATGGCATTGAATGCCTATCGAagtctcttcatcttcaaccttggtgTCTTGACTCTTATTATAATGGCCGCGGCTGTTACTCCTACTACACTTGTTGACCGGACATCTCTTAATCGGAGCAGTTTTCCGGCAGGTTTCATTTTTGGTACTGCCTCCTCGTCCTATCAG TATGAAGGTGCTGCAAATGAAGGGGGTAGAGGACAAAGTACATGGGATAACTTTACTCATAAATATCCTG AAAAAATATTGGATAGAAGCAATGGAGATGTAGCTGTTGATCAGTATCATCGTTATAAG GATGATGTTGCAATCATGAAGTATATGAACACAGATGCATACAGATTCTCCATCTCATGGCCAAGGATATTGCCAA AAGGAAAAGTAAGCGCAGGTATCAACCAAGAAGGAATCAAATATTACAACAACCTCATCAATGAGCTACTCGATAATG GTCTAGTACCATTTGTAACCCTTTTCCATTGGGATCTTCCCCAAGCCTTACAAGACGAGTACGAAGGTTTCTTGAGCCCCAATATCAT AAATGATTTTCAGGACTATGCAGAGCTATGCTTCAAGGAATTTGGAGACAGAGTGAACCATTGGATTACTCTTAATGAGCCGCACTCTTACAGTATGGGTACAGAGCCCTACATGGCCTCACACAACCAACTCCTCGCTCATGCAGCCGCTGTCAAAATTTATAGAACCAATTATCAG GCTTCTCAAAACGGTTCAATAGGCATCACCTTAAACTGTCACTGGTTTTTGCCTTTCTCAAATGACACATTAGATCATCAAGCTGCTCAACGCGCTCTTGATTTCATGTTTGGATG GTTTATGCAGCCAATGACAACAGGAGAGTATCCACTAAGCATGGTGTCTTTTGTGGGAAATCGGTTACCAAAGTTCACTCGAGAGCAATCCAAGATACTTACCGGCTCATTTGATTTTATCGGAGTCAATTACTACACCTCAAATTATGCGGCCAATATACCACATTCAAATAACGACACAAGCAAATCTACctatttcaaggatactcatgtcAACTTAACAA CTGAGCGAAATGGGATACCAATTGGACCACGG GGAAAAATGTGTAGAGTTTGTGAATGGAAAATGATGTTTGGAGACAAAATTAGTTTGGATTAG
- the LOC127100908 gene encoding beta-glucosidase 12 isoform X1, protein MALNAYRSLFIFNLGVLTLIIMAAAVTPTTLVDRTSLNRSSFPAGFIFGTASSSYQYEGAANEGGRGQSTWDNFTHKYPEKILDRSNGDVAVDQYHRYKDDVAIMKYMNTDAYRFSISWPRILPKGKVSAGINQEGIKYYNNLINELLDNGLVPFVTLFHWDLPQALQDEYEGFLSPNIINDFQDYAELCFKEFGDRVNHWITLNEPHSYSMGTEPYMASHNQLLAHAAAVKIYRTNYQASQNGSIGITLNCHWFLPFSNDTLDHQAAQRALDFMFGWFMQPMTTGEYPLSMVSFVGNRLPKFTREQSKILTGSFDFIGVNYYTSNYAANIPHSNNDTSKSTYFKDTHVNLTTERNGIPIGPRAASPWLFVYPMGIQELLLYTKTKYNNPLIYITENGMDEFNDPTLSLEEALSDTYRIDYFYRHLYYISSAIKHGVKVQGYFAWSLLDNFEWIAGYTMRFGINFVDYKDNLKRHHKLSAHWFRNFLKKH, encoded by the exons ATGGCATTGAATGCCTATCGAagtctcttcatcttcaaccttggtgTCTTGACTCTTATTATAATGGCCGCGGCTGTTACTCCTACTACACTTGTTGACCGGACATCTCTTAATCGGAGCAGTTTTCCGGCAGGTTTCATTTTTGGTACTGCCTCCTCGTCCTATCAG TATGAAGGTGCTGCAAATGAAGGGGGTAGAGGACAAAGTACATGGGATAACTTTACTCATAAATATCCTG AAAAAATATTGGATAGAAGCAATGGAGATGTAGCTGTTGATCAGTATCATCGTTATAAG GATGATGTTGCAATCATGAAGTATATGAACACAGATGCATACAGATTCTCCATCTCATGGCCAAGGATATTGCCAA AAGGAAAAGTAAGCGCAGGTATCAACCAAGAAGGAATCAAATATTACAACAACCTCATCAATGAGCTACTCGATAATG GTCTAGTACCATTTGTAACCCTTTTCCATTGGGATCTTCCCCAAGCCTTACAAGACGAGTACGAAGGTTTCTTGAGCCCCAATATCAT AAATGATTTTCAGGACTATGCAGAGCTATGCTTCAAGGAATTTGGAGACAGAGTGAACCATTGGATTACTCTTAATGAGCCGCACTCTTACAGTATGGGTACAGAGCCCTACATGGCCTCACACAACCAACTCCTCGCTCATGCAGCCGCTGTCAAAATTTATAGAACCAATTATCAG GCTTCTCAAAACGGTTCAATAGGCATCACCTTAAACTGTCACTGGTTTTTGCCTTTCTCAAATGACACATTAGATCATCAAGCTGCTCAACGCGCTCTTGATTTCATGTTTGGATG GTTTATGCAGCCAATGACAACAGGAGAGTATCCACTAAGCATGGTGTCTTTTGTGGGAAATCGGTTACCAAAGTTCACTCGAGAGCAATCCAAGATACTTACCGGCTCATTTGATTTTATCGGAGTCAATTACTACACCTCAAATTATGCGGCCAATATACCACATTCAAATAACGACACAAGCAAATCTACctatttcaaggatactcatgtcAACTTAACAA CTGAGCGAAATGGGATACCAATTGGACCACGG GCTGCTTCGCCTTGGCTATTTGTTTATCCAATGGGGATTCAGGAACTACTACTGTACACAAAGACAAAGTATAACAATCCTTTGATATACATCACAGAAAATGGTATGGATGAGTTCAACGATCCAACACTATCACTTGAAGAGGCGCTTTCGGATACTTATAGAATTGATTACTTTTATCGTCATCTTTATTATATTTCATCTGCAATCAA GCATGGCGTGAAAGTACAAGGATATTTCGCGTGGTCACTTTTAGATAACTTTGAATGGATTGCCGGATACACCATGCGTTTTGGAATTAACTTTGTTGATTACAAAGATAATCTTAAAAGACACCATAAACTCTCTGCCCATTGGTTTAGGAATTTTCTTAAAAAACATTAG
- the LOC127104429 gene encoding uncharacterized protein LOC127104429, which translates to MDFSEAQKVWFGTHMLAKEADDWWINTRQVVDVAVEVVTWVVFRREFLRNEATVEFSKCVKFENGLRPKTKQEIGYQQIKRFPELVNNCRIYEDGGKAWLAHYKELSERRGKQNLNRGKPYSAPVDKGKQRVVGGKRTSGGGAPTPLKCYRCGELGHRFSECKSDVKKCTSVGSQDIWLLITKRVW; encoded by the exons ATGGATTTCTCTGAAGCACAGAAGGTGTGGTTCGGTACACATATGTTAGCTAAggaagctgatgactggtggaTCAACACTCGTCAGGTGGTGGATGTTGCAGTTGAAGTTGTAACTTGGGTTGTGTTCCGTAGGGAATTTTTGAGAAA TGAGGCAACTGTTGAGTTCTCTAAGTGTGTCAAATTCGAGAATGGTTTGCGTCCTAAGACTAAGCAGGAGATTGGATACCAACAGATAAAGAGGTTTCCAGAGTTGGTAAACAACTGTAGAATTTATGAGGATGGTGGAAAGGCTTGGTTGGCTCACTACAAGGAGTTGAGCGAGAGAAGAGGAAAGCAGAATCTGAACCGTGGGAAGCCATATAGTGCTCCAGTTGATAAAGGTAAACAGAGAGTTGTTGGTGGTAAGAGGACAAGTGGGGGAGGTGCCCCTACTCCTCTTAAGTGCTATAGGTGCGGTGAGTTGGGTCATCGTTTCAGTGAATGCAAGAGTGATGTGAAGAAGTGTACAAGTGTGGGAAGTCAGGACATTTGGTTACTGATTACAAAGAGAGTGTGGTGA